One Acetomicrobium thermoterrenum DSM 13490 DNA window includes the following coding sequences:
- a CDS encoding DegT/DnrJ/EryC1/StrS family aminotransferase: MMNVPAFDLKRNYEMLKDELKDAVNRVLESQRFILGEEVEGFEREVASYLGVSNALGCASGTDALLLSLMALGIGEGDEVITTPYTFFATASVVSRLGARPVFVDIDPVTYNIDIDKIYDHITPKTKAVIVVHLFGHMAQVEKIEGLLHDKRIYLIEDCAQSFGAWRKIDDDIRYCGTIGTFGCFSFYPTKNLGGYGDGGLVTTNDDYLADRIRRLRVHGLCGEYVHEELGMNSRLDAIQAAILRCRLPHVDEWNKQRRIIAERYRILFDTYGISEFVKSPYEDTDGYHVFHQYVVRCDKRDELMKYLTENGVGTRVYYPLPLHLQPAFSFLGYKMGDFPQAEALSKNSLSLPMYPELLPEEQEYVVDTMAKFYRSN; encoded by the coding sequence ATTATGAATGTGCCGGCCTTTGATTTAAAAAGAAATTATGAAATGTTGAAGGATGAGCTGAAAGATGCTGTTAACAGAGTATTAGAATCGCAAAGGTTTATATTGGGAGAAGAGGTTGAGGGTTTTGAAAGAGAAGTTGCCTCTTATCTGGGCGTAAGCAATGCCCTGGGATGTGCCTCCGGTACCGATGCCCTGTTGCTTTCTCTTATGGCTTTGGGAATAGGAGAGGGTGATGAAGTTATTACGACACCCTATACTTTTTTTGCAACTGCTAGTGTGGTTTCCAGGCTTGGTGCCAGGCCCGTCTTTGTCGATATCGATCCTGTAACCTACAACATAGATATCGACAAAATATACGATCATATTACACCTAAGACGAAAGCGGTTATAGTGGTTCATTTGTTTGGTCATATGGCTCAGGTCGAGAAAATTGAGGGCCTTTTGCACGATAAAAGGATTTATTTAATAGAAGATTGCGCGCAATCCTTTGGAGCATGGCGCAAGATAGACGACGATATCAGGTATTGTGGGACCATTGGGACCTTTGGGTGTTTTTCCTTTTATCCTACGAAAAATCTGGGCGGATATGGTGATGGCGGTTTAGTAACTACCAATGATGATTACCTTGCAGACAGGATTAGAAGGTTAAGAGTTCATGGTTTATGCGGTGAATATGTTCACGAGGAATTGGGCATGAACAGTCGTTTAGATGCAATCCAAGCCGCTATTTTAAGGTGCAGGTTGCCTCATGTTGACGAGTGGAACAAACAACGCAGGATCATAGCGGAGCGATATCGAATATTGTTCGATACATATGGCATTTCAGAGTTCGTTAAAAGTCCCTATGAAGACACTGACGGATATCACGTATTTCATCAATATGTGGTCAGATGCGACAAGAGGGACGAGTTGATGAAATATCTTACAGAAAATGGGGTTGGGACAAGGGTTTATTATCCTTTGCCCTTACATTTGCAGCCGGCATTCAGCTTTTTGGGATACAAAATGGGAGATTTTCCCCAAGCCGAAGCGTTGAGCAAAAACAGTTTATCTTTGCCGATGTATCCGGAATTATTGCCTGAGGAGCAAGAATACGTTGTGGATACGATGGCTAAATTTTACAGGAGTAATTAG